A single genomic interval of Bradyrhizobium sp. sBnM-33 harbors:
- the msrB gene encoding peptide-methionine (R)-S-oxide reductase MsrB, whose protein sequence is MFDRRILLVSVAGLFGLAAFRWLRTTPAQAGEKFEVEKTDAEWRAQLTPQQYEILRKHGTERPGSSPLLKEKRKGIFACAGCDLPLFSSDTKYDSGTGWPSFWQPLDNALGRTEDRTYGMLRIEVHCRRCGGHLGHVFNDGPKPTGLRYCIDGFALVFHPAGPSAS, encoded by the coding sequence ATGTTCGACCGCCGTATCCTGCTCGTATCCGTAGCCGGCCTGTTTGGCTTGGCCGCTTTCCGCTGGCTGCGCACCACGCCGGCGCAGGCCGGCGAGAAATTCGAGGTGGAAAAGACCGACGCCGAATGGCGCGCCCAGCTCACGCCGCAGCAGTACGAAATCCTGCGTAAGCACGGCACCGAGCGGCCGGGCTCGAGCCCGCTCCTGAAGGAAAAACGCAAGGGCATCTTCGCCTGCGCCGGTTGCGATTTGCCGCTGTTCTCCTCGGACACCAAATATGACAGCGGCACCGGCTGGCCGAGCTTCTGGCAGCCGCTCGACAATGCCCTCGGCAGGACCGAGGACCGCACTTACGGCATGCTGCGCATCGAAGTGCATTGCCGCCGCTGCGGAGGCCACCTCGGACACGTCTTCAATGACGGGCCAAAACCGACCGGCTTGCGCTATTGCATCGATGGGTTCGCTCTGGTGTTCCACCCGGCGGGGCCGTCGGCTTCGTAA
- a CDS encoding flagellar hook protein FlgE, whose amino-acid sequence MGIFGALTTAVGGLRANSYALENVSGNIANSQTTAFKRIDTSFLDLIPQTSSTAQLAGGVTTQSRSTNSVQGDVQTASVATFMAINGNGFFAVQRPGNFTDGTPVFDGVDRYTRRGDFQLDKSGYLVNGAGYYLQGVPIDPTTGNPSGSSPQVLRFQNDFLPAQQTTRIDYRANLASYPLTTKHDVSVPGSELIAPGSYSAGHNPLVLGTPPAPYTDASRSGTTQNNKATPSVANTGATALSGAAGTNSISSNFVAGDTITVNGTVITFVAAGAVGNQLNVTDDIDDLLAKIDSITGTATASTIASGSITLHSGTASDLSVSSSNTTAFAALGFTGTVTATRGGGGGVGTGQVVGNDNSTFLAESIAGGAVTTYDISGAPVNLQFRWAKVDSSSLGAGHTDTWNLFYQVNPNATGTQVAWQNVNTNFTFSASGQMSPPVPSVELTNAVVNGVALGSPVINFGTGGVTQFADANGNVQVNQIQQDGFPAGQLQSVGVGTNGRIVGNYSNGRNLDLAEISVATFNGTNFLKRVNGGAFEVTDASGQALYGNAGTIVGSSLEGSNTDIADEFTKLIVTQQAYSANTKVITTSNTMVQDLLNVLR is encoded by the coding sequence ATGGGTATCTTCGGCGCTCTCACCACCGCGGTCGGCGGTCTCCGCGCCAACTCCTACGCATTGGAAAACGTCTCGGGCAACATCGCCAACTCACAGACGACGGCCTTCAAGCGCATCGATACCTCCTTTCTGGATCTCATTCCGCAAACGTCCAGCACCGCGCAACTCGCCGGTGGCGTGACCACGCAATCCCGCTCCACCAACTCGGTACAGGGCGACGTGCAGACGGCGTCGGTCGCAACTTTCATGGCCATCAACGGCAACGGCTTCTTCGCGGTGCAGAGGCCCGGCAACTTCACCGACGGCACGCCTGTATTCGACGGCGTGGACCGCTACACCCGCCGCGGCGACTTCCAGCTCGACAAAAGCGGCTATCTCGTCAATGGCGCGGGCTATTATCTGCAGGGCGTTCCGATCGACCCGACCACCGGCAATCCCTCGGGCAGTTCGCCGCAGGTTCTCAGATTCCAGAACGACTTCCTGCCGGCGCAGCAAACTACACGGATCGACTATCGCGCCAACCTCGCCAGCTATCCGCTGACGACCAAGCACGACGTTTCCGTTCCCGGATCGGAATTGATCGCGCCCGGGTCATACAGCGCCGGACATAATCCCTTGGTGCTTGGCACGCCGCCGGCGCCCTATACCGACGCCTCCAGAAGCGGCACCACTCAGAACAACAAAGCGACGCCGTCAGTAGCCAATACCGGCGCGACCGCCCTTTCGGGCGCGGCCGGCACGAACTCGATTTCCTCGAACTTTGTCGCCGGCGACACCATCACGGTCAATGGCACCGTCATTACCTTCGTGGCGGCGGGCGCCGTCGGCAACCAGCTCAATGTCACCGACGATATCGATGACCTACTCGCCAAGATCGACTCGATCACCGGTACGGCAACCGCGTCCACGATCGCCTCCGGCTCGATCACGCTGCATTCCGGCACGGCCTCCGATCTCTCGGTCTCGAGTTCGAACACCACGGCCTTCGCCGCGCTCGGCTTTACCGGCACCGTGACGGCGACGCGCGGCGGCGGCGGCGGTGTAGGCACCGGCCAGGTCGTCGGCAACGACAACTCGACGTTCCTCGCCGAGTCGATAGCGGGTGGTGCGGTCACGACCTACGACATCTCGGGCGCGCCGGTGAACCTGCAGTTCCGCTGGGCCAAGGTCGACAGCTCTTCGCTCGGCGCCGGCCATACCGACACCTGGAACCTGTTCTACCAGGTCAATCCCAACGCAACCGGCACCCAGGTCGCCTGGCAGAACGTCAACACCAATTTCACCTTCTCCGCCTCGGGCCAGATGTCACCGCCGGTTCCGTCTGTGGAGCTCACCAATGCCGTCGTCAACGGCGTCGCGCTGGGCAGTCCCGTCATCAACTTCGGTACCGGCGGTGTCACCCAGTTCGCGGACGCCAATGGCAACGTGCAGGTCAACCAGATTCAGCAGGACGGCTTCCCGGCCGGCCAGTTGCAGTCCGTCGGCGTCGGCACCAATGGCCGAATTGTCGGCAACTATTCCAACGGCCGCAACCTCGACCTCGCCGAAATCTCGGTCGCGACCTTCAACGGCACCAACTTCCTCAAGCGCGTCAATGGCGGCGCCTTCGAGGTCACCGACGCATCCGGCCAGGCGCTCTATGGCAATGCCGGAACCATCGTCGGCTCGTCGCTGGAGGGATCCAACACCGACATCGCCGACGAGTTCACCAAGCTGATCGTCACCCAGCAGGCTTACTCGGCCAACACCAAGGTGATCACCACTTCCAACACGATGGTGCAGGATCTCCTCAACGTGCTGCGCTGA
- the flgK gene encoding flagellar hook-associated protein FlgK — protein sequence MGLSQALSTAMSGLRATQAAIALVGSNVANAETPGYVRKSIIQSAGVTGDYGSSVLLHGVDRQLDQYLQTQLRTETSGAAYADIRSTYLQNLQNVYGNPAETGTIEDAFNKLLTAFQGLSTSPDSQSARIGAVSAAQTMAQTLNATTQGIQALRANAEMGINDSIVTANNAMAQIAFINNQLQNNGKTDAATASLLDQRDQYITQLSSLMDIRTVVNDLNQVTVFTNSGVQLVGTEAAQLSFNPQGTMTPNTLYNSDPTKNNVGTITINFPHGGSYDLVSTNSIRSGKIAAYLELRDNTLVKAQAQVDQFAAAMSSALSDKTTAGTAAPASVLPAAGYDLDLTGLQSGNVIRVSYKDNTTGITHNLSIVRVDDPSVLPLSNTTTLDPNDEVLGINFSAGMGSVVSQLNAALGSTANLQFSNPSGSTLRVLDDGAPNRSDVLAASVTTTMSSLTSGNAQLPLFTDNGGLYTGALTANGSQQTGLAGRISVNLGLLGDPSRTIVFSTSPLTPSGDTTRSDFILTQLQSGNYRYSPQTGIGTTGAPFTGTLTNFAKQFISQQGEAATAAKQLADGQSVVLNTLQKKVSDASGVNIDDEMAHLLALQNAYSANARVMSSIKQMYDTLIQAM from the coding sequence ATGGGTTTGAGTCAGGCTCTCTCCACCGCAATGTCCGGCCTGCGCGCGACGCAAGCCGCGATCGCGTTGGTCGGATCGAACGTCGCCAACGCGGAAACGCCTGGCTATGTCAGGAAGTCGATCATCCAGTCCGCTGGCGTGACCGGCGATTACGGCTCGAGCGTTCTGCTCCACGGCGTCGATCGGCAGCTCGACCAATACCTGCAGACGCAACTGCGCACGGAAACCTCCGGCGCAGCCTACGCCGATATCCGTTCGACCTATCTCCAAAATTTGCAGAACGTCTACGGAAATCCGGCTGAAACGGGCACCATTGAGGATGCGTTCAACAAGCTGCTGACCGCCTTCCAGGGCCTGTCCACCAGCCCGGATTCGCAGTCAGCGCGGATCGGCGCCGTCAGCGCCGCGCAGACGATGGCGCAGACGCTCAACGCGACGACGCAGGGGATTCAGGCTCTTCGCGCCAACGCCGAGATGGGCATCAACGATTCCATCGTGACCGCGAATAACGCGATGGCCCAGATCGCGTTCATCAACAATCAGCTCCAGAACAACGGCAAGACCGACGCGGCGACGGCATCGCTGCTGGATCAGCGCGATCAATACATCACCCAGTTGTCGAGTCTGATGGACATCAGAACGGTCGTCAACGACCTCAATCAGGTGACCGTGTTCACGAATTCCGGCGTGCAACTGGTCGGCACCGAGGCGGCGCAGCTCTCGTTCAATCCCCAGGGCACGATGACGCCCAACACGCTGTACAATTCCGACCCGACCAAGAACAACGTCGGCACCATTACCATCAACTTCCCGCATGGCGGCAGCTACGATCTGGTGTCGACCAACTCGATTCGTTCGGGCAAGATCGCTGCCTATCTCGAGCTGCGCGACAACACGCTGGTGAAGGCGCAGGCGCAGGTCGATCAATTCGCGGCGGCGATGTCGAGCGCGCTGTCGGACAAGACGACCGCGGGCACTGCCGCTCCCGCGTCCGTGCTGCCGGCGGCCGGTTATGATCTCGATCTCACAGGGTTGCAGTCAGGCAACGTCATTCGCGTCAGCTACAAGGACAACACCACCGGCATCACGCACAATCTCTCGATCGTGCGCGTCGATGATCCGAGCGTGCTGCCACTGAGCAATACCACGACGCTCGATCCGAACGACGAGGTGCTTGGTATCAATTTTTCCGCCGGCATGGGATCGGTGGTTTCCCAGCTCAACGCTGCACTCGGGTCGACCGCCAATCTTCAGTTCTCAAACCCGTCAGGCTCGACCTTGCGCGTGCTGGACGATGGCGCGCCGAATCGCTCCGACGTTCTGGCGGCATCGGTCACCACGACAATGTCATCGCTCACCAGCGGTAACGCCCAGCTCCCGCTGTTCACCGACAATGGCGGACTCTATACCGGCGCGCTTACCGCCAACGGGTCGCAGCAGACGGGTCTCGCCGGCCGCATCAGCGTCAATCTCGGGCTGCTCGGCGATCCCTCGCGCACCATCGTGTTTTCCACCAGCCCGTTGACGCCTTCGGGCGACACCACGCGCTCCGACTTCATTCTCACGCAGCTGCAGTCGGGAAATTATCGCTATTCCCCGCAGACCGGTATCGGAACCACTGGCGCTCCGTTCACCGGCACGCTGACCAATTTCGCCAAGCAGTTCATCAGCCAGCAGGGCGAAGCGGCGACCGCTGCCAAGCAACTTGCGGATGGCCAGAGCGTGGTGCTGAACACCTTGCAAAAAAAGGTGAGCGATGCTTCGGGCGTCAATATCGATGACGAGATGGCGCATCTGCTCGCGCTGCAAAATGCGTACTCCGCCAACGCGCGCGTAATGTCGTCCATCAAGCAGATGTACGACACGCTGATCCAGGCCATGTGA
- a CDS encoding flagellar protein gives MSIDGVSGRTSYIGTSILNIRKQLDDLTQQLASGRVSTTYAGQGANRGFALSLRAQVSSIDAFKDTATNVNTRLNVVNLALQGLVDIGTSVKSAASTSTIVLNDNGQTSGQITAQAAFSNAVSLLNSQTGDRYLFSGRTTDTSATVPADVMLDGVGTQAGLKQLINERRQADQGVGNMAHLTVSSPPLTTTVTSLAEDGSSFGLKLGAISSSLTGATVTQPTGAPPAATVDLGAVNPNNGDKITFNFNLPDGTTESIALTATTTNPPPAGSFLIGVDTIATTANLQAALTSSIQTLGDTALVAASAIAASENFFNPSATVTGSAVNNQAAVPAPITGATLLSGAAGTDSLAASFAAGDTITVNGTPITFVAAGATGNQLNITDSVQTLLAKIDSITGTGTPSTVTGGVIALHGGDGASLTVSSSNAAAFAALGFSATASANPAPLRVNGPPFATATNLIGGTTANTVSWYTGEVGSDPPRGTAIARIDQSITVQYGARANEQALRYQLQNIAVYAAVTTNAANPNSKAQVNALQQRISANLAPQSGQQSIQDMQAEFAGAQSAIKASTDRQTQLKGMAQTMLDQIEGINQDEVATKILALQTSLQASYQTTSMLYQTTLTKFLPI, from the coding sequence ATGTCGATCGATGGCGTTAGCGGCAGGACATCCTATATCGGGACCTCGATCCTCAATATCCGCAAGCAGCTCGATGATCTGACGCAGCAGCTCGCCAGCGGCCGGGTCTCGACGACCTACGCCGGGCAGGGTGCCAATCGAGGCTTCGCGCTCAGCCTGCGCGCGCAGGTCAGCAGCATCGACGCGTTCAAGGATACCGCGACCAACGTCAATACAAGGCTTAACGTCGTTAACCTGGCGCTGCAGGGCCTGGTCGATATCGGCACTTCGGTGAAGAGCGCTGCCAGCACATCGACCATCGTGCTCAACGATAACGGTCAGACCTCCGGCCAGATCACGGCGCAGGCGGCGTTCTCGAATGCGGTGTCGCTGCTCAACAGCCAGACGGGCGACCGCTATCTGTTTTCCGGCCGCACCACCGACACATCAGCGACTGTGCCGGCCGACGTCATGCTCGACGGCGTAGGCACGCAGGCCGGTCTGAAGCAACTGATCAACGAGCGTCGTCAGGCCGATCAGGGCGTCGGCAACATGGCGCATCTGACGGTCTCGTCGCCGCCATTGACGACCACCGTGACCAGCCTCGCCGAGGACGGTTCATCGTTCGGGTTGAAGCTCGGTGCGATCAGCTCATCGCTGACGGGGGCGACCGTGACCCAGCCGACCGGCGCGCCGCCGGCCGCCACCGTCGATCTCGGCGCGGTCAATCCGAACAACGGCGACAAGATCACGTTCAACTTCAACCTGCCCGACGGCACTACGGAGTCGATCGCGCTGACCGCGACGACCACCAATCCGCCGCCTGCCGGCTCGTTTTTGATCGGCGTCGATACGATCGCAACCACCGCCAACCTGCAGGCGGCGCTGACTTCTTCGATCCAGACGCTGGGCGACACGGCGTTGGTTGCAGCGTCCGCGATCGCAGCGTCGGAGAATTTCTTCAATCCGTCCGCGACCGTGACCGGAAGTGCAGTCAACAATCAGGCCGCGGTGCCGGCGCCGATCACCGGCGCTACGCTGCTCTCGGGGGCTGCGGGAACTGATTCGCTAGCCGCGAGCTTTGCGGCGGGCGATACGATTACGGTCAACGGCACGCCGATCACCTTCGTCGCAGCGGGCGCGACCGGCAACCAGCTCAATATTACCGACAGCGTGCAGACCTTGCTGGCCAAGATCGATTCGATCACCGGCACCGGTACGCCGTCGACCGTCACCGGCGGCGTGATTGCGCTGCATGGTGGTGACGGCGCAAGCCTGACGGTTTCCAGTTCGAATGCGGCCGCATTCGCGGCGCTGGGGTTCAGCGCCACGGCGAGTGCAAATCCGGCACCGTTGCGTGTGAACGGCCCGCCATTTGCCACTGCCACCAATCTGATCGGCGGCACAACCGCCAACACCGTCTCGTGGTACACCGGCGAAGTCGGCAGCGATCCGCCGCGCGGCACCGCGATCGCGCGCATCGACCAGTCGATCACGGTGCAGTATGGCGCGCGCGCCAACGAGCAGGCGTTGCGCTATCAGTTGCAGAACATCGCGGTGTACGCCGCGGTCACGACCAATGCCGCCAATCCGAACTCAAAGGCGCAGGTGAACGCGCTGCAACAGCGGATTTCGGCAAACTTGGCGCCACAGAGCGGCCAGCAGTCGATTCAGGACATGCAGGCGGAGTTCGCTGGCGCACAGAGCGCTATCAAGGCCTCGACCGACCGCCAGACCCAGCTCAAGGGAATGGCGCAGACCATGCTAGACCAGATCGAAGGCATCAACCAGGACGAGGTTGCGACCAAGATCCTGGCGCTGCAGACCAGTCTGCAGGCTTCGTATCAAACGACATCGATGCTCTACCAGACCACGCTGACCAAGTTCCTGCCGATCTGA
- the flbT gene encoding flagellar biosynthesis repressor FlbT: protein MALKVELKPHERIIIGACVVTNTDQRARLLIDGDRIPILREKDILTPETADTPAKLVYLAVQLMYLSPDPMAHHPTYFSLVRDILTTMPSAWPFIEGINNFTLNGDLYHALKEAKKLIGHEEQILETARKLQSSEQPDRKSA, encoded by the coding sequence ATGGCCTTGAAAGTCGAGCTCAAACCGCACGAGCGAATCATTATCGGCGCCTGCGTGGTCACCAATACCGATCAGCGCGCCAGATTGTTGATCGACGGCGACAGGATCCCGATCCTGCGCGAGAAGGACATCCTCACGCCCGAGACCGCCGACACGCCGGCCAAGCTGGTCTATCTCGCTGTACAGCTCATGTACCTGTCGCCGGATCCGATGGCCCACCACCCGACTTATTTCAGCTTGGTGCGCGACATCCTCACCACAATGCCGAGCGCATGGCCCTTCATCGAGGGTATCAACAACTTCACTCTGAACGGCGATCTCTACCACGCGCTCAAGGAAGCGAAAAAGTTGATCGGCCATGAAGAGCAGATCCTGGAGACCGCCCGGAAACTGCAATCGTCCGAGCAGCCCGATCGCAAATCCGCATAG
- the flaF gene encoding flagellar biosynthesis regulator FlaF: MSNAAQAYARTSQTTTSPREIEAQALLKAARQLQEVQSNWNGPDKAMHNALLFNRRLWSIFMSAVEASENPQPIEVRQNIANIGVFVMKQTVDMQLNPDPAKLKSLIDINCNLAAGLSGRG, from the coding sequence ATGTCTAATGCAGCCCAGGCCTACGCGCGTACATCGCAAACGACGACGTCCCCCCGTGAAATCGAAGCGCAGGCGCTGCTGAAGGCCGCACGGCAACTCCAGGAAGTCCAGTCGAACTGGAACGGCCCTGATAAAGCCATGCACAACGCGTTGCTGTTCAACCGTCGGCTATGGTCGATCTTCATGAGCGCCGTTGAGGCGAGCGAAAACCCTCAACCGATCGAAGTGCGGCAGAACATCGCGAACATCGGTGTCTTCGTGATGAAACAGACTGTCGACATGCAATTGAACCCGGATCCGGCGAAGCTGAAGTCGCTGATCGACATCAATTGTAATCTCGCGGCCGGCCTTTCGGGTCGCGGCTAA
- the flgJ gene encoding flagellar assembly peptidoglycan hydrolase FlgJ, whose product MDTSLINGIGAYSKKKTSLINGRNDPQLADALKKISPEAQKKTRAKAQEFEAMFLNSMFSQMTTGVKGEGPFGDTTGTGVWRSMLTDEYSKSFTKSGGIGISNDVFRSLILQQANRAG is encoded by the coding sequence ATGGACACGAGCCTTATCAATGGCATCGGCGCATACTCGAAGAAAAAGACTTCGCTGATCAACGGCCGAAACGATCCGCAACTCGCCGACGCGCTCAAGAAGATCTCGCCCGAGGCGCAGAAGAAGACGCGCGCCAAGGCCCAGGAGTTCGAGGCGATGTTCCTCAACTCGATGTTTTCGCAGATGACCACCGGCGTCAAAGGCGAAGGGCCGTTCGGCGACACGACCGGCACCGGCGTCTGGCGCTCGATGCTGACGGACGAATACTCGAAATCGTTCACCAAATCGGGCGGCATCGGCATTTCCAACGACGTCTTCCGCTCCTTGATCCTGCAGCAAGCCAACCGCGCCGGCTGA
- a CDS encoding flagellar basal body P-ring protein FlgI, producing MPGIRSARLIWVACAALLAVALAPSSAGATSRIKDLANIEGVRQNQLIGYGLVVGLNGTGDTLNNIPFTKQSLQAMLERMGVNIRGATIRTGNVAAVMVTGNLPAFGTQGTRMDVTVSALGDAKNLQGGTLLVTPLLGADGNVYAVAQGSLAISGFAAEGAAASVTRGVPTNGRIPNGAIIEREIEFALNRLPNVRLALRNADFTTAKRIAAAVNDFLGVKTAEPIDPSTVQLAIPAEFKGNVVAFLTEIEQLQVEPDLAAKIVIDERSGIIVMGRDVRVATVAVAQGNLTVSISESPQVSQPNPLSRGRTVVTPRTGVSVSEDGKKFAVVKDGVSLQQLVDGLNGLGIGPRDLIGILQAIKAAGAIQADIEVM from the coding sequence ATGCCCGGCATCCGTTCGGCAAGACTGATTTGGGTGGCCTGCGCCGCGCTGCTGGCGGTGGCATTAGCGCCCTCGTCCGCGGGCGCGACGTCGCGGATCAAGGATCTCGCCAATATCGAAGGCGTGCGACAGAACCAGTTGATCGGCTACGGCCTCGTGGTCGGCCTCAACGGCACCGGCGACACGCTGAACAACATTCCCTTCACCAAACAATCGCTGCAGGCGATGCTGGAACGCATGGGCGTCAACATCCGCGGCGCCACCATCCGCACCGGCAACGTCGCCGCCGTCATGGTCACCGGCAATCTGCCGGCCTTCGGTACCCAGGGCACGCGGATGGACGTCACGGTCTCCGCGCTCGGCGATGCCAAGAATCTGCAGGGCGGCACCCTGCTCGTCACCCCCCTGCTCGGCGCAGACGGCAACGTCTATGCGGTAGCCCAGGGCTCGCTGGCGATCTCCGGCTTCGCAGCCGAAGGGGCCGCCGCCAGTGTCACGCGCGGCGTACCGACCAACGGCCGGATCCCCAACGGTGCCATCATCGAGCGCGAGATCGAATTCGCGCTCAATCGCCTGCCCAATGTGCGGCTGGCGCTGCGCAATGCCGACTTCACCACCGCCAAGCGCATTGCGGCCGCGGTCAACGATTTCCTCGGCGTCAAGACCGCCGAGCCGATCGATCCCTCCACGGTGCAGCTCGCGATCCCCGCCGAATTCAAGGGCAATGTCGTCGCCTTCCTGACCGAGATCGAGCAATTGCAGGTCGAGCCGGATCTCGCCGCCAAAATCGTGATCGACGAACGCTCAGGGATCATCGTGATGGGCCGCGATGTTCGCGTCGCTACCGTCGCGGTGGCGCAGGGCAATCTCACCGTCTCGATTTCCGAAAGCCCGCAAGTCAGCCAGCCCAATCCGCTGTCGCGCGGCCGAACTGTCGTCACGCCGCGCACCGGCGTCAGCGTCTCCGAGGACGGCAAGAAATTCGCGGTCGTGAAGGACGGCGTCTCGCTGCAGCAACTCGTCGATGGCCTAAATGGTCTCGGCATCGGCCCACGCGACCTGATCGGCATCCTGCAGGCGATCAAGGCCGCCGGCGCGATCCAGGCCGACATCGAGGTGATGTGA
- a CDS encoding flagellar assembly protein FliX yields the protein MRIYGPNGTTLGSPASHTRRTSSTGFSLPETPTTPEEPRSAAAPKAAGNIDALLALQGVEDPTERRKRSVARGRGALDVLDELKIGLLSGNLDASTVNRLRDAAANLKSSSGDPGLDAVLAEIELRVEVELAKAGRF from the coding sequence ATGCGCATCTACGGACCGAACGGCACCACGCTTGGATCGCCCGCAAGTCATACGCGGCGAACCAGTTCGACCGGCTTCTCGCTGCCGGAGACGCCGACGACGCCCGAGGAGCCACGCTCGGCCGCAGCGCCCAAAGCCGCCGGCAACATCGACGCGCTGCTTGCGCTGCAGGGCGTCGAGGATCCGACCGAGCGCCGCAAGCGTTCGGTGGCACGGGGCAGGGGCGCGCTCGACGTGCTCGACGAACTCAAGATCGGCTTGCTCTCCGGCAATCTCGATGCTTCTACGGTGAACCGGCTGCGCGATGCCGCTGCCAATCTGAAGTCGTCCTCCGGCGATCCCGGCCTCGATGCGGTGCTGGCCGAGATCGAGCTGCGCGTCGAAGTCGAACTGGCGAAGGCTGGTCGGTTCTAG
- a CDS encoding winged helix-turn-helix transcriptional regulator, which yields MKAANSKTPNAYSADCPTRQILDRVGDKWAVLILLLIRHEPMRFNALRRTIEGISQKMLSQVLKSLERDGLIKRRAIATVPVTVEYSITPLGATLADAVDPLRDWAEKNLKEVLNAQRRYDAARKDMAA from the coding sequence GTGAAAGCCGCCAATTCGAAAACCCCGAACGCCTATTCGGCCGATTGCCCGACACGGCAGATTCTCGATCGCGTCGGCGACAAATGGGCCGTACTCATCCTGCTCCTCATCAGGCACGAGCCGATGCGTTTCAATGCGTTACGCCGCACCATTGAAGGCATCTCGCAGAAGATGCTGAGCCAGGTTCTCAAATCGCTCGAACGCGACGGATTGATCAAACGCCGCGCGATCGCGACCGTGCCGGTCACGGTGGAGTATTCGATCACACCACTCGGCGCGACGCTCGCCGACGCGGTCGATCCGTTGCGGGACTGGGCGGAGAAGAACCTGAAGGAGGTGCTGAACGCGCAGCGCCGTTACGACGCGGCGCGCAAGGATATGGCGGCGTGA
- a CDS encoding NAD(P)-dependent oxidoreductase: MKIAVIGASGNAGSRITAELARRGHSVTAIARHPEKITAQANVTPTAGDAMDQAGLARLLAGHDAAISSIHFLASDPAKLIGAAKDSKVGRYLVVGGAGSLEVAPGVRLVTTPGFPVAYKAEAEKGAAFLDLLRAEKELNWTFLSPSALFTAGERTGKFRLGTDQLLTAADGKSSISFEDFAVALADEIERPAHIGQRFTVGY, translated from the coding sequence ATGAAAATCGCCGTCATCGGCGCGTCCGGCAATGCCGGTTCGCGCATCACCGCCGAACTCGCCCGCCGCGGCCACAGTGTGACCGCCATCGCCCGCCATCCCGAAAAGATCACCGCCCAGGCCAACGTCACGCCCACCGCGGGCGATGCCATGGACCAGGCGGGACTGGCCCGGCTGCTCGCCGGTCATGATGCCGCGATCAGCTCGATCCACTTTCTCGCCAGCGACCCGGCCAAGCTGATCGGTGCCGCCAAGGATTCGAAGGTCGGCCGCTACCTCGTTGTCGGAGGCGCCGGCAGTCTTGAAGTGGCCCCGGGCGTTCGGCTGGTCACCACCCCGGGTTTTCCCGTGGCATACAAGGCGGAAGCCGAGAAGGGCGCCGCCTTCCTCGATCTGCTCCGGGCCGAGAAGGAACTTAACTGGACCTTCCTGTCACCCTCGGCCCTGTTCACCGCCGGCGAGCGAACTGGCAAGTTCCGCCTCGGGACCGACCAGCTTTTGACCGCTGCCGACGGCAAAAGTTCGATTTCCTTCGAGGATTTCGCAGTTGCACTCGCCGACGAGATCGAGCGTCCCGCCCATATCGGCCAGCGCTTCACGGTCGGCTACTAG
- the dksA gene encoding RNA polymerase-binding protein DksA → MNDRQREYFRAKLLAWKDEILRESKITLQTLQEENVNHPDLADRASSETDRAIELRARDRQRKLISKIDAALQRIEDNTYGYCEETGEPISLKRLEARPIATLSVEAQERHEKREKVYRDE, encoded by the coding sequence ATGAACGACCGCCAGCGCGAGTATTTTCGCGCCAAGCTGCTGGCGTGGAAGGACGAGATCCTGAGGGAATCGAAGATCACCCTGCAAACGCTTCAGGAAGAGAACGTCAATCATCCGGATCTCGCTGATCGCGCCTCTTCCGAAACCGATCGCGCCATAGAACTGCGCGCCCGCGACCGCCAGCGCAAATTGATCTCCAAGATCGACGCGGCGCTGCAACGCATCGAGGACAACACCTACGGCTATTGCGAGGAGACCGGCGAACCGATCTCGCTCAAGCGGCTGGAGGCTCGCCCCATTGCAACGCTGTCGGTGGAAGCGCAGGAACGTCACGAGAAGCGCGAGAAGGTTTATCGGGACGAGTAG